A genomic segment from Aegilops tauschii subsp. strangulata cultivar AL8/78 chromosome 1, Aet v6.0, whole genome shotgun sequence encodes:
- the LOC109776745 gene encoding ran-binding protein 1 homolog b, whose protein sequence is MADKEPVVERPVAEEEGEDSAAAAAAGEEEDTGAQVAPIVRLEEVAVTTGEEDEDSLLDMKAKLYRFDKDGNQWKERGTGTVKLLKHKENGKVRLVMRQAKTLKICANHLVISTTKMQEHAGSDKSCVWHAADFADGELKDEMFAIRFGTVENCKKFKDLVDEIAESLAKNEGGESEEGSSAAGLLEKLSVSESKPEESAAKEESTDASKETETKAATAPSE, encoded by the exons ATGGCGGACAAGGAGCCCGTCGTGGAGCGCCCCGTCGCGGAGGAGGAAGGCGAGgactccgccgccgcggccgctgccggcgaggaggaggacacCGGTGCCCAGGTCGCCCCCATCGTGCGGCTCGAGGAGGTCGCCGTCACCACCGGCGAGGAGGACGAGGACTCTCTCCTCGACAT GAAGGCGAAGCTATACAGGTTCGACAAGGATGGGAACCAGTGGAAGGAGAGGGGCACGGGCACCGTCAAGCTGCTCAAGCACAAGGAGAACGGCAAGGTCCGCCTTGTTATGCGCCAGGCCAAGACACTTAAGATCTGCGCCAATCACCTAG TGATCTCGACCACGAAGATGCAGGAACACGCCGGCAGCGACAAGTCCTGTGTCTGGCACGCGGCAGACTTTGCTGACGGAGAACTTAAGGATGAGATGTTTGCCATCCGGTTTGGCACCGTTGAGA ATTGCAAGAAGTTTAAAGACTTAGTTGATGAGATCGCTGAGTCGCTTGCAAAGAATGAAGGCGGTGAAAGCGAAGAAGGTTCTTCCGCAGCTGGACTGCTGGAGAAACTTAGTGTAAGCGAAAGCAAACCTGAGGAAAGCGCAGCTAAGGAGGAATCAACTGATGCTAGCAAGGAGACAGAAACCAAAGCCGCGACAGCCCCCTCAGAGTAG
- the LOC109776744 gene encoding pre-mRNA-splicing factor cwf23 yields MAAMGQEGEDVDHYEVLRLPSGEEGAALSVEQIEKAYRTQSRLRHPDKRPDDPNATADFQSLASSYKFLRDESLRRQFDARLRGRREAAARAAATGVKRRKAVSDLEERERAFAAGGGPAVDPVELARREDKRKAADVKRELDEFFAAKKSGVSGSASTPAHGDKKGGTPENGPKTDKGKILKVSWEGGADYYTAAKLDEIFKQFGTVEDIVIKTRKSKSKGSAIIVMASKEAAQTALKNHSVYNVFPVPLIVASVQESGGPPARSTQTPEPRTSNIDGTGFSDLEASVFRKLQEAQKRKKSG; encoded by the exons ATGGCGGCGATGGGGCAGGAGGGGGAGGACGTCGACCACTACGAGGTGCTCCGCCTGCCGTCCGGCGAGGAAGGCGCGGCGCTGAGCGTCGAGCAGATCGAGAAGGCCTACCGGACGCAGTCGCGGCTCCGGCACCCCGACAAGCGCCCCGACGACCCCAACGCCACCGCTGATTTCCAGAGCCTCGCCAGCTCGTACAAGTTCCTCCGGGACGAGTCCCTCCGCCGACAGTTCGACGCCCGCCTCCGTGGCCGGCGCGaggccgccgcccgcgccgccgccaccggggTCAAGCGGCGGAAGGCCGTGTCCGACCTAGAGGAGCGCGAGCGCGCCTTCGCCGCCGGCGGAGGCCCCGCCGTCGACCCCGTCGAGCTGGCCAGGCGAGAGGATAAGCGGAAGGCTGCTGACGTCAAGCGCGAACTCGATGAGTTCTTCGCTGCCAAGAAGTCCGGCGTCTCTGGCTCTGCTTCGACTCCG GCACATGGAGATAAGAAGGGTGGAACTCCAGAGAACGGACCAAAAACGGACAAGGGTAAGATCTTGAAAGTTTCTTGGGAAGGTGGTGCAGATTACTACACTGCAGCAAAGCTGGATGAGATCTTTAAGCAATTCGGCACTGTTGAAGACATTGTGATCAAGACTAGGAAATCAAAGAGCAAGGGTTCAGCAATTATTGTCATGGCTTCCAAAGAGGCGGCA CAAACTGCACTGAAGAACCATTCTGTGTACAATGTTTTCCCTGTCCCATTGATTGTTGCTTCTGTTCAAGAATCAGGAGGGCCACCGGCAAGGTCAACTCAAACACCTGAACCGAGGACAAGTAACATTGATGGAACTGGGTTCAGCGATTTGGAAGCATCGGTATTCCGAAAACTTCAAGAG GCCCAGAAAAGGAAGAAATCTGGATAA